From the genome of Gracilinanus agilis isolate LMUSP501 chromosome 2, AgileGrace, whole genome shotgun sequence, one region includes:
- the ZNF710 gene encoding zinc finger protein 710: MERFIDSGTQTEAVVVLSLAQAAVLGLVSENELFGATISPEAFYPVLGHELSDTAAVEPEPPDNDYQLECAGGAPGEPPEEEVLEVGAAFEKHTRRRKRPPVRLVPKVKYEEMEDDEEEDVFEVSVPADDRQEAPGEPPEEAGCEGLVQSSSVKMIDLSSFGRKSRRHLARTPRQPELDSGAAYHAHFADSTPDYSEPNMVLTRAASEAMHQECGFEPHLTSLSDAEAPAPESPEPVKSDQGFVWQDPGEFEADPAGSTADHHKKAQLDRLDINVQIDDSYLVEAGDRQKRWQCRMCEKSYTSKYNLVTHILGHNGIKPHSCPHCSKLFKQPSHLQTHLLTHQGTRPHKCEVCHKAFTQTSHLKRHMLLHSDIKPYSCHFCGRGFAYPSELKAHEVKHENGRCHVCVECGLDFSTLTQLKRHLATHQGPTLYQCLECNKSFHYRSQLQNHMLKHQNVRPFVCTECGMEFSQIHHLKQHSLTHKGVKEFKCEVCGREFTLQANMKRHMLIHTSVRPYQCHICFKTFVQKQTLKTHMIVHSPVKPFKCKVCGKSFNRMYNLLGHMHLHAGSKPFKCPYCSSKFNLKGNLSRHMKVKHGVMDISLDSQDPMMELTGADHSELDGPQEMEDYEENSFDYSGVENGADDSALTEQAMKEMAYYNVL, translated from the exons ATGGAGCGCTTCATTGACTCAGGGACACAGACAGAGGCCGTGGTGGTGCTGTCCTTGGCGCAGGCCGCGGTGTTGGGGCTCGTCTCCGAGAATGAGCTCTTTGGTGCTACCATAAGCCCCGAGGCCTTCTACCCAGTGCTGGGCCATGAGCTGTCCGACACAGCGGCCGTGGAGCCCGAGCCCCCTGACAATGACTACCAGCTGGAGTGTGCGGGGGGCGCCCCAGGAGAGCCGCCCGAGGAGGAGGTGCTGGAGGTGGGGGCAGCCTTTGAGAAGCACACCCGAAGAAGGAAACGCCCCCCGGTGAGGCTGGTGCCCAAAGTCAAGTACGAGGAGATGGAAGACGACGAGGAGGAGGACGTGTTCGAGGTGTCCGTCCCCGCCGATGACAGGCAGGAGGCCCCTGGGGAGCCTCCAGAGGAGGCGGGCTGCGAGGGCCTGGTCCAGAGCAGCTCCGTCAAGATGATTGATCTCAGCTCCTTTGGCAGAAAGTCCCGCCGTCACCTGGCCCGCACTCCTCGGCAGCCGGAGCTGGACAGCGGCGCCGCCTACCACGCCCATTTTGCAGACTCCACCCCTGACTACTCCGAGCCCAACATGGTGCTGACGCGGGCGGCCTCCGAAGCCATGCACCAGGAGTGCGGGTTCGAGCCCCACCTGACATCCTTGAGCGATGCCGAGGCCCCCGCGCCCGAGTCCCCAGAGCCCGTGAAGAGTGACCAGGGCTTCGTGTGGCAGGACCCCGGCGAGTTCGAGGCAGACCCCGCCGGCTCCACCGCGGACCACCACAAGAAGGCCCAGCTGGACCGGCTGGACATCAATGTCCAGATCGACGACTCGTACCTGGTGGAGGCCGGGGACCGGCAGAAGCGCTGGCAGTGCCGCATGTGCGAGAAGTCGTACACCTCCAAGTACAACCTGGTGACGCACATCCTGGGCCACAACGGCATCAAGCCGCACTCGTGCCCGCACTGCAGCAAGCTCTTCAAGCAGCCCAGCCACCTGCAGACGCACCTGCTCACGCACCAGGGCACGCGGCCGCACAAGTGCGAGGTGTGCCACAAGGCCTTCACGCAGACCAGCCACCTCAAGCGCCACATGCTGCTGCACAGCGACATCAAGCCCTACAGCTGCCACTTCTGCGGCAGGGGCTTCGCCTACCCCAGCGAGCTCAAGGCCCACGAGGTGAAGCACGAGAACGGCCGCTGCCACGTGTGCGTGGAGTGCGGCCTCGATTTCTCCACCCTGACCCAGCTCAAGAGGCACCTGGCCACGCACCAGGGCCCCACGCTCTACCAGTGCCTGGAGTGCAACAAGTCCTTCCACTACCGCAGCCAGCTGCAGAACCACATGCTCAAGCACCAGAACGTGCGGCCCTTCGTGTGCACCGAGTGCGGCATGGAGTTCAGCCAGATCCACCACCTCAAGCAGCACTCGCTCACCCACAAG GGAGTAAAAGAGTTCAAGTGCGAGGTGTGTGGCCGAGAGTTCACCCTGCAAGCCAACATGAAGCGGCACATGCTCATCCACACCAGCGTCCGGCCGTACCAGTGCCACATCTGCTTTAAGACCTTTGTTCAGAAGCAGACCCTCAAGACCCACATGATCGTGCACTCCCCCGTGAAGCCCTTCAAATGCAAG GTCTGTGGGAAATCCTTCAACCGCATGTATAACCTGCTGGGCCACATGCACCTGCACGCCGGCAGCAAGCCCTTCAAGTGTCCCTACTGCTCCAGCAAGTTCAACCTGAAGGGCAACCTCAGCCGCCACATGAAGGTCAAGCACGGCGTCATGGACATCAGCCTGGATAGCCAAG ATCCCATGATGGAGCTGACCGGTGCAGACCACTCGGAGCTCGACGGTCCGCAGGAGATGGAAGACTATGAAGAGAACTCCTTTGACTACAGCGGGGTAGAGAACGGCGCCGACGACAGTGCACTGACTGAGCAGGCCATGAAGGAAATGGCCTATTACAATGTATTATAG